DNA sequence from the Cucumis melo cultivar AY chromosome 6, USDA_Cmelo_AY_1.0, whole genome shotgun sequence genome:
TCTTCGGCAACGGCCAAACGCCGCAGATCAATCTCGCCGGCCACTGCGACCCCTTTAGCAACGGATGCATTCACGTGAGCTCTGACATAAAGTCGTGTCAAGCCAAAGGCATCAAGGTTACAAtgtttgattattattatttattactaCTATCATCAAGTTTAACGAGTAATAGAATTAAAATTCGTATCTATCAATCATTACAAAAGTTGCCActtttgattattattattaatctaataataatagaattcaATCATTATAATATATACCATTTAAATTATGTTGGGATTGGTAGACTATCTATTTTAGATTATATATGTTGTTAGATAGATTAGATGATTAGATTATATTATTGAATTGAGTTTATTTAGTTATGATAGGTAGGTCAGTTTATTGTGCACCAACCATGCTCTAACACGTGTTTATTGAAAAGAAACTTCTTTACTAGTTTATTCTCTCATTTGTTAAAAATTTAGGAGTGAGCAAGTAGGAAATTCATGATTATATATAGAGGTAActtttttgcatgtaatttttgtTTGTAGTGAGTAATAGATTCATATGatacaaaacaaatatatattgtttttctaTTCATGAGTATAAATAAATTGTTGGTTTGACCATCTTCAAAAATTGAAGTTTGTGTCTATTTTTATGACTCGTAGGTGATACTTTCTATTGGAGGGGGCGTAGGAAGCTACTTTCTTTCATCGGATGACGATGCTAGAAAAGTGGCACTCTACCTTTGGAATAACTATTTAGGTGGCAATTCAGGATCTCGTCCACTTGGCAATGCTGTGCTCGACGGTGTTGATTTTGACATTGAAGGTGGGACAAATCAACATTGGGATGTGCTAGCTAGGTCTCTGTTGAAGTTTGGAGCTCAAAGTGGCAGGAAAGTGTTCATTACAGCAGCACCGCAGTGCCCTTTCCCAGACGCTTGGATCGGGAACGCATTGATGACAGGCCTTTTCGACTACGTTTGGGTTCAATTCTACAACAATGCACCGTGCCAATTTTCAGGAGATGGTAGCAATCTTTTTGACGCTTGGCAGCAATGGACTTCCACAATTCCTCATGCTAAAATCTTCTTGGGCCTCCCTGCCTCTCCTTCTGCTGCCGGTAGTGGGTTCATTCCCGCCGATGTTTTGAAATCGCAAGTACTCCCAAACATCAAACATTCATCAAAGTATGGTGGCGTTATGCTGTGGTCAAAGTTTTATGACGATCAAA
Encoded proteins:
- the LOC103483233 gene encoding acidic endochitinase-like — encoded protein: MEFRLRALLCFMVILTLMAKSNGGKIAIYWGQNGNEGTLADTCATGNYQIVILAFLAVFGNGQTPQINLAGHCDPFSNGCIHVSSDIKSCQAKGIKVILSIGGGVGSYFLSSDDDARKVALYLWNNYLGGNSGSRPLGNAVLDGVDFDIEGGTNQHWDVLARSLLKFGAQSGRKVFITAAPQCPFPDAWIGNALMTGLFDYVWVQFYNNAPCQFSGDGSNLFDAWQQWTSTIPHAKIFLGLPASPSAAGSGFIPADVLKSQVLPNIKHSSKYGGVMLWSKFYDDQTGYSSSIKHNV